One Desulfovibrio fairfieldensis genomic window carries:
- a CDS encoding outer membrane homotrimeric porin, with amino-acid sequence MSKKKETLGRFKKQCMVVLLAAGLFLGATGSAKAIDFKAQGEWLVGFGAGDDSLISKMNDKGASKQKADSDDKFAAAQRVRLQIDAVASEALSGTVFFEIGDQTWGKADEGGALGADGNGVIKLKNAYIDWMVPQTDLKLRMGLQAVALPNVAGGSAVMDGDVAAVVANYKFNENVGLTALWMRPVNDNYSGWLDANDNRREANYLDNIDLFALSLPLTFDGFEITPWVMYGMMGKNALDGLDADDNSNPWSRPGRAGSNQWGTADGALSYTLNGLYPGFNHNGLGSTSKAYGSMFWAGLPIAITALDPWNFELDLNYGYVEAMGRFDVEKRFGSGDWKRGSTERQGFLAKALVEYKMEWGVPGIFGWYASGDDGDVKNGSERMPSIAAAGNFTSFMGDGNLAWAPNGAWYDRDLSYAGTWGVGLQIRDMSFVEDLKHTFRVAYWGGTNSPSMVKYMDSSTAWSSGYGTNDGPYLTTNDGLLEFNLVNSWQIYENLEANLELGYIVNMIDDDTWKKGYMPDSYEKQDAWKAQLVFAYTF; translated from the coding sequence ATGAGCAAGAAAAAGGAAACACTGGGAAGGTTCAAGAAACAGTGCATGGTGGTCCTGCTGGCCGCCGGCCTGTTCCTGGGCGCAACGGGGAGCGCCAAGGCCATTGATTTCAAGGCCCAAGGCGAATGGCTGGTGGGCTTCGGCGCCGGTGACGACTCGCTGATCAGCAAAATGAATGACAAAGGCGCCAGCAAACAGAAGGCTGACAGCGACGACAAGTTCGCCGCCGCACAGCGCGTCCGTCTGCAGATCGACGCGGTGGCTTCCGAAGCCCTGTCCGGCACAGTTTTCTTTGAGATCGGCGACCAGACCTGGGGCAAGGCTGACGAAGGCGGCGCGCTGGGCGCGGACGGCAACGGTGTTATCAAGCTGAAGAACGCCTACATCGACTGGATGGTGCCCCAGACCGACCTGAAGCTCCGTATGGGCCTCCAGGCCGTGGCCCTGCCCAACGTGGCCGGCGGCTCCGCCGTCATGGACGGCGATGTGGCCGCCGTGGTGGCCAACTACAAGTTCAACGAGAACGTGGGGCTCACCGCCCTCTGGATGCGCCCGGTCAACGATAACTACTCGGGCTGGCTGGATGCCAATGACAATCGCCGGGAAGCAAATTACCTGGACAACATCGACCTCTTCGCCCTGAGCCTGCCGCTGACCTTCGACGGTTTTGAAATCACGCCCTGGGTCATGTACGGCATGATGGGCAAGAACGCTCTGGACGGCCTGGATGCCGACGACAATAGCAACCCCTGGTCCCGGCCCGGCAGAGCCGGGAGTAACCAGTGGGGCACAGCGGACGGCGCTCTGAGTTATACCCTTAACGGACTGTATCCGGGCTTCAATCACAATGGTCTGGGGAGCACCAGCAAGGCCTACGGTTCCATGTTCTGGGCCGGCCTGCCCATCGCCATCACGGCTCTGGATCCCTGGAACTTCGAGCTGGATCTGAATTACGGCTACGTGGAAGCCATGGGCCGCTTTGACGTGGAAAAACGCTTCGGCTCCGGCGACTGGAAGCGCGGCAGCACCGAGCGTCAGGGCTTTCTGGCCAAGGCCCTCGTTGAATACAAGATGGAATGGGGTGTTCCCGGCATCTTCGGCTGGTACGCATCGGGCGACGACGGCGACGTGAAAAACGGTTCCGAACGCATGCCTTCCATTGCGGCCGCGGGCAACTTCACCTCCTTCATGGGCGACGGCAACTTGGCCTGGGCCCCCAATGGGGCATGGTATGACCGCGATCTGAGCTACGCGGGCACCTGGGGCGTGGGTCTGCAGATCCGTGATATGAGCTTTGTGGAAGATCTCAAACACACTTTCCGCGTGGCCTACTGGGGCGGCACCAACAGTCCCTCCATGGTCAAGTACATGGACAGTTCCACGGCCTGGAGCTCCGGCTACGGCACCAACGACGGCCCGTATCTGACCACCAACGACGGCCTACTGGAATTCAACCTGGTCAACTCCTGGCAGATCTACGAAAACCTGGAAGCCAACCTGGAACTGGGCTACATCGTCAACATGATTGACGACGATACCTGGAAGAAAGGCTATATGCCAGATTCCTACGAGAAGCAGGACGCCTGGAAAGCTCAACTCGTCTTTGCCTATACCTTCTAG
- a CDS encoding DegT/DnrJ/EryC1/StrS family aminotransferase: MEDIFATRRLTNNQTYVHRLEESLSRFLKLPHVSLSVNGTAALQLALRLSGLAGKKVLTTPFTYVATLSALLWEGCTPVFADIDPDTLCLAPEAVEEALDVHPDVAGLLPVHVYGNACDVNRLERLCIERGLTCMYDAAHAFGSTLNGHTLLEFGNYAACSFHATKLFHTVEGGCLVTHSIEDQRRVELLRAFGHIGDEHLTLGINAKMSELHAAMGLCLLPLLAENIRLREEICTRYDALLTSTAARGRLRRPRLASGLSYNYAYYPIIFEDETQLLRVKTALEAKHIHPRRYFYPALTELSYLPPVSRVRCPQAEDLARRVLCLPLYAELTPEQVENISDIVLRQL, encoded by the coding sequence GTGGAAGATATTTTCGCTACCCGCCGTCTGACCAACAATCAGACCTATGTCCATCGCCTGGAAGAGAGCCTGAGCCGTTTTCTCAAGTTGCCGCATGTGAGCCTGAGCGTGAATGGGACGGCCGCCCTGCAACTGGCTCTGCGTCTGTCCGGGCTTGCGGGAAAAAAGGTGCTCACCACGCCGTTCACGTATGTGGCGACGCTTTCCGCTCTGTTGTGGGAGGGCTGCACGCCCGTTTTCGCGGATATTGATCCCGATACGCTCTGTTTGGCGCCGGAGGCGGTGGAGGAGGCTTTGGACGTGCATCCCGACGTGGCGGGCCTGCTGCCGGTGCACGTCTACGGTAATGCCTGTGATGTGAATAGGCTGGAGCGGCTCTGCATAGAGCGCGGCCTGACCTGCATGTATGACGCGGCCCATGCTTTCGGTTCGACGCTCAATGGGCACACCCTGCTTGAGTTCGGGAATTACGCGGCATGCAGCTTCCACGCCACCAAGCTCTTCCATACGGTGGAAGGCGGTTGTTTGGTGACTCACAGCATAGAGGACCAACGCCGCGTGGAGCTGTTGCGCGCCTTCGGCCATATCGGCGACGAACACCTGACCTTGGGCATCAATGCTAAAATGTCGGAACTGCATGCTGCCATGGGGCTCTGCCTGTTGCCCTTGTTGGCGGAAAACATCCGCCTGCGGGAGGAAATCTGTACGCGCTATGATGCGCTGTTGACGTCAACAGCGGCGCGGGGCCGTCTGCGGCGACCCCGTCTAGCCTCCGGCTTGTCCTACAATTACGCTTACTATCCGATAATTTTCGAAGACGAAACTCAGTTGTTGCGAGTCAAAACCGCGCTGGAGGCAAAACATATCCATCCCCGGCGTTATTTTTACCCCGCGCTGACGGAACTATCCTATCTGCCTCCTGTGTCCCGCGTCCGCTGCCCGCAAGCCGAGGATCTGGCCCGTCGTGTGCTCTGTTTGCCGCTGTATGCCGAGCTGACGCCTGAACAGGTCGAAAACATTTCGGATATTGTCTTGCGGCAGTTGTAA